The following are from one region of the Nicotiana tomentosiformis chromosome 7, ASM39032v3, whole genome shotgun sequence genome:
- the LOC138895519 gene encoding uncharacterized protein, with the protein MLRKDAAISWTEECQKAFDKIKEYLSKPPVLVPPKPRTPLLLYLSMLDGAFGCILGHHHETGRKEQAIYYLSKNFMPYEARYYLLECTCCALTWIAQKFRHYFCAYTTYLISRMDPLKCIFQKPMPTSKLAKWQILLSEFDIIYITQKAVKGQALVDHLTENPEDGEYEPLEMYFPDENETFVGEDITEAYDDSDLLVHQVLGEWATKNTKILPYLHYVQELIKRFIKIEFKHVLMIHNEFADALDTLSSMIQHPDKNFIDLIPFISIQLIVLMLKKRLTEITWFHDIKEYFAKGEYPEQAAHTQKCTLQILANHFFQNEVNAKEAS; encoded by the exons atgctaaggaaagatgctgcaataagctggactgaagaatgccagaaagccttcgacaaaatcaaagagtatttatctaaaccgcccGTGTTGGTCCCACCAAAACCAAGAACACCTCTGCTGCTTTATTTGTCCATGTTAGATGGGGCTTTTGGTTGCATTCTTGGACATCATCATGAAACTGGAAGAAAGGAGCaagcgatatattatctgagcaaaaATTTCATGCCTTATGAAGCCCGGTACTATTTGCTGGaatgcacctgctgtgctttgacatggatagctcagaaattcaggcattatttctgtgcatacactacatatctcatatcaaggatggacccGCTAAAAtgcatctttcagaaacccatgcctacgagtaagttagcaaagtggcaaaTACTGTTGAGCGAGTTCGACATAATCTATATAACTCAGAAagcagtcaaagggcaagcattggtgGATCATCTGACAGAAAATCCCGAagatggagaatacgaaccattggaaatgtattttcccgatgagAATGAAacatttgtaggagaagatatcaccgaggcatatgatg ATTCAGATCTTTTGGTGCACCAAGTTCTAGGGGAATGGGCTacgaagaacaccaaaatattgccatatttgcactATGTACAAGAACTGATTAAGAGGTTcataaagatagaattcaaacatgttctgaTGATCCATAATGAGTTTGCAGATGCTTTAGAcactttatcttccatgatacaacacccagataagaatttcatcgatcttATCCCATTCATAAGCatccagcttattgtgctcatgttgaagaagagattgacggAAATCACGTGGTTCCATGACATCAAGGAATACTTCGCAAAGGGAGAATATCCAGAGCAAGCTGCTCATACTCAGAAGTGCACGCTTCAAATattagccaaccatttctttcaaaacGAAGTCAACGCCAAGGAGGCATCCTGa